In one Spirosoma rigui genomic region, the following are encoded:
- a CDS encoding response regulator translates to MIPPSIHPISILVVDDHRLFNDGLVLMLADTPDLTIVGQVYQSRDAVLQVVRLKPDVLIIDFNMPDINGLELTKLLLNQVGAQRILIVSMYGESRNIDDFRRAGALGYMLKTSTKDELLTAIRSVAQGIAYFDPKLADEKQFSNHTNDVFLKQYKLSPREVEIIRHIKAGLSSTQIAEKVNLSPYTIETHRKNIHAKLRISTVAELVRFAIEVGL, encoded by the coding sequence ATGATACCGCCGTCAATACATCCGATTAGTATTCTCGTTGTTGATGACCATCGTCTGTTCAACGACGGGCTCGTGCTAATGCTGGCCGATACACCCGACCTGACCATCGTGGGGCAGGTTTATCAGAGTCGCGATGCAGTTCTACAGGTAGTTCGGCTCAAGCCCGACGTACTGATCATTGATTTCAACATGCCTGACATCAATGGCCTTGAACTGACAAAGCTGTTACTGAACCAGGTGGGAGCACAACGTATCCTGATTGTGAGTATGTACGGCGAAAGCCGCAACATCGACGACTTCCGGCGGGCGGGAGCCCTGGGTTATATGCTGAAAACGTCTACCAAAGACGAGCTGCTGACGGCTATCCGGTCGGTGGCGCAGGGCATTGCTTATTTCGACCCCAAACTGGCCGACGAAAAACAGTTTAGCAACCATACCAACGACGTTTTTTTGAAGCAGTACAAGCTCTCACCCCGCGAAGTTGAAATTATCCGACACATTAAGGCCGGGTTGAGCAGCACCCAGATCGCCGAAAAGGTAAACCTGAGCCCCTACACGATTGAGACACACCGCAAAAATATCCACGCTAAACTCAGGATCAGCACGGTAGCAGAGCTGGTCCGGTTTGCGATTGAGGTTGGATTATGA
- a CDS encoding histone deacetylase family protein, whose translation MLQIAFSPVYRLRLPEGHRFPMLKYELIHEQLLYEGTCTDANFFSPEPVDDRYVLGVHTAAYVHDLKELTVDPKMVRRIGFPLTPSLIEREWIITQGTIDCTQKAQHDGVAMNVAGGTHHAFPDRGEGFCMLNDVGVAAHYLLRTGQAKQILVVDLDVHQGNGTAVMFQQEPRVFTFSMHGKDNYPLRKEQSDLDVELPTGTEDEHYLNQLYDILPGLLKRVQPDFLFFVSGVDILSSDRLGKLSVSREGCRQRDTFVFEQAIHHGLPIVVSMGGGYSPRLTDIVEAHCNTFRVASSLFF comes from the coding sequence ATGCTTCAGATTGCTTTTTCGCCGGTTTATCGGTTGCGGTTGCCCGAAGGACACCGGTTTCCCATGCTTAAATATGAGCTTATTCATGAGCAGTTGCTTTACGAAGGAACCTGCACCGATGCCAACTTTTTCAGTCCCGAACCCGTCGACGATCGCTACGTGCTGGGCGTGCATACGGCGGCCTATGTGCATGACCTGAAAGAGCTGACCGTCGATCCGAAGATGGTACGCCGGATCGGCTTCCCGCTTACCCCGAGCCTCATCGAGCGCGAGTGGATCATAACCCAGGGCACCATCGACTGTACCCAAAAAGCACAGCATGACGGGGTGGCTATGAACGTAGCGGGTGGCACACACCATGCGTTCCCCGATCGGGGTGAGGGATTCTGTATGCTCAACGATGTGGGCGTGGCCGCCCACTATCTGCTGAGAACGGGCCAGGCAAAACAAATTCTGGTCGTAGATCTCGATGTACACCAGGGCAACGGTACAGCGGTAATGTTTCAGCAGGAACCACGAGTCTTCACCTTCAGTATGCACGGAAAAGACAACTACCCGCTGCGAAAAGAGCAGTCGGATCTGGATGTTGAATTGCCCACGGGTACCGAAGACGAGCATTACCTGAACCAGCTATACGACATACTGCCGGGTCTGCTTAAGCGGGTACAGCCCGACTTTCTGTTTTTTGTATCGGGGGTCGACATCCTATCGTCCGATCGACTGGGTAAACTGAGCGTTAGTCGGGAAGGATGCCGGCAACGCGATACGTTTGTATTTGAACAGGCAATTCACCACGGGCTTCCCATCGTTGTGTCCATGGGTGGGGGCTATTCTCCCCGCCTGACCGACATTGTGGAAGCGCACTGCAATACGTTCCGGGTGGCCAGTAGCTTATTTTTCTGA
- a CDS encoding SDR family oxidoreductase, with the protein MKTAIITGGGQGIGRVTTQYLLTHGYRVAIWEADTDALAELREAFKASAAQILFVSCDVSHEANVRKAAEQTINHFGQIDALINNAAIMIERSLDKLTLEEWNRVISTNLTGAFLCAKHLAPYLAAQKGTIVNMCSTRAFQSEPDTFAYSASKGGILALTHSLAVSLGPDVRVNAISPGWIDVSALRKKSKAKSDELRPEDHAQHPAGRVGQADDIARMILFLIAPENAFITGQNFIVDGGMTTKMIYAG; encoded by the coding sequence ATGAAAACAGCCATCATTACAGGCGGAGGTCAGGGCATCGGCCGTGTCACCACGCAGTATTTATTAACACACGGCTACCGGGTAGCTATTTGGGAAGCAGATACCGATGCGCTGGCCGAACTTCGTGAAGCGTTCAAAGCATCAGCGGCTCAGATTCTGTTCGTCTCCTGCGATGTGTCGCACGAGGCCAATGTACGCAAGGCGGCTGAGCAAACCATCAACCACTTTGGCCAGATCGACGCCCTGATCAACAACGCAGCTATCATGATCGAACGGTCGCTCGATAAGCTGACGCTCGAAGAGTGGAACCGCGTGATCAGCACGAACCTGACCGGGGCCTTCCTTTGCGCCAAGCATTTGGCTCCTTACCTGGCGGCTCAGAAAGGAACGATCGTTAATATGTGTTCAACGCGGGCTTTTCAGTCGGAACCCGATACGTTTGCCTATTCAGCCAGCAAAGGCGGCATTCTGGCGCTGACCCATTCGCTCGCCGTTAGTCTCGGCCCCGATGTGCGGGTCAATGCCATCAGTCCCGGCTGGATCGACGTGTCGGCACTGCGCAAGAAATCGAAGGCTAAATCCGACGAGCTGCGGCCGGAAGATCACGCGCAGCATCCGGCAGGCCGCGTGGGTCAGGCCGACGATATTGCCCGGATGATTCTGTTCCTGATCGCGCCGGAGAACGCTTTTATTACGGGGCAAAACTTTATCGTCGATGGCGGGATGACCACCAAAATGATCTACGCAGGATAA
- a CDS encoding YciE/YciF ferroxidase family protein, translating to MATFGERIANFFGGNDNDTQEGLHGLFVTELKNIYYAERQAVDALGTQADAATTDEVRNAFLQHQEESRGQIMRLEQVFQSLGIDAEEGSCAAIDGLADDAESIISATESDSLTRDAALIIAAQKVEHHEIASYGSVVTLAQVMGHTEAARLLQQTLEEEKNTDRKLTKLAESFINDRANDESGNMGSSDDTYTNRDAYSNSTVNADGTRYADSGRSADQTYQTGQSYSGTQSDQSYSSGSSSQTRSGDATLGGPLGI from the coding sequence ATGGCAACTTTTGGAGAACGCATCGCAAACTTTTTTGGTGGAAACGACAACGACACGCAGGAAGGACTGCACGGCCTCTTTGTAACTGAGCTAAAAAACATTTATTACGCTGAGAGACAGGCGGTCGACGCACTGGGTACGCAGGCAGACGCTGCCACGACCGACGAAGTGCGTAATGCTTTCCTGCAACATCAGGAAGAGAGTCGCGGACAGATCATGCGGCTGGAGCAAGTATTTCAGAGCCTGGGAATCGACGCCGAAGAAGGATCGTGCGCTGCAATTGACGGCCTTGCCGATGATGCCGAGTCTATCATCTCTGCTACGGAGTCGGATTCACTGACCCGCGACGCAGCGCTGATCATTGCTGCCCAGAAGGTGGAACACCATGAAATTGCTTCGTACGGATCGGTAGTCACACTGGCACAAGTGATGGGGCATACAGAAGCGGCTCGTCTGCTCCAGCAAACGCTGGAAGAGGAAAAAAACACAGACCGTAAACTGACCAAGCTGGCGGAATCGTTTATTAATGACCGCGCCAATGATGAATCAGGAAACATGGGTTCGTCGGATGATACCTACACGAATCGTGATGCCTATAGTAATAGCACCGTTAACGCCGATGGCACCCGGTATGCCGATTCTGGTCGGTCAGCGGACCAGACGTATCAAACGGGTCAGTCGTACAGCGGTACCCAAAGTGACCAATCGTATTCCAGTGGTAGCTCCAGCCAGACCCGTAGCGGTGACGCTACGTTAGGCGGTCCGCTGGGAATCTAG
- a CDS encoding PAS domain S-box protein: MRWSAKTKDELVAEIKRLNNERDEVALSDPQPAFDVRQTVDQLNLIGVTIERDGTLSYVNPYTYRVTAWQPGDIVGKNFFDIFIPAADRARLEFEFDEALAKGGFPEQKEINLLARSGAVRNVQLNSFILNGSGQDVASFTIIGEDVTNKRRVASALSNTNAQLQDLVDNTSDLIQLLNLDGKFMFVNRAWREVLGYSSDEIASLNLRDVLHPDYAESTLTMLKRIQGGANLPYIETVFRSKSNKTIFLSGSVNCRFDNGRPTAFRCILHDTTGKVRAEKSQKLYYSIANWTINTPNLDELYHKIHDELGNIIDARNFFIALYDSSKSYLSFPYYVDEYFGGNMRFTKRRLGNGLTEYTIQANKPLFLYEKDIRQLAEQHQIDLYGQLQPQVMLTAPLRIGDEITGIIGVKSYDDARTYGPRDLELLEFISGQVALAIARKQDEAALDKQNARLNAMFDSSTYLIWSVNKALQLTSFNKNYTRLLERNIGQAPMLNGNAQNLGWRMVGPESRKLLEEKYRLAFRGIPQNFELRIDGLPESEADTWLDFQLNPILLSGGVIEEVSGIARDITNRKRAEIATRQSEEKFRGIFENLQDIYARVDRKGRVTMISPSVFKRMGYTPEEVLGQDVTQYFMNKSQIHRAMIRLGRTHSLRNFEVSMRRKDGSERQFMFNMLLLNEGPNGDPVVAVLARDITELKKQSAELVKAKDEAERSLKVKERFLANMSHEIRTPMNGVIGMIDLLNDTTLDGEQRDYVRTIKRSSETLLNILNDILDLSKIEAGKMALHESPVAFQEIFEKLIALFGQQANSKNNTLTYHLSPDLPTFVIADQTRLLQVLSNLTSNAIKFTENGAVRVEATLIGKRGKFNRIRVDVKDSGIGISPENINLLFNSFSQVDTSSRKSFGGTGLGLAISKELAILMKGDIGVESVVGQGSTFWFTVELKETAISPTQQSTEVAEISLANFFSTYHPVVLLVDDNAVNRKVASEILRKAGCLVTTAASGPEAIEKVGAAFAQQAAGEGSTFDVIFMDIQMPDMDGVETTRNLRGQFGKTLPTIVAMTAYSMREDRERFISQGLDDYIAKPIRAQSLIAKVKEIVDARQLKAPGNAGQRTTPAPVINEPALPIIDEEIVGQLRDIGGQDLVDSIMEEFVTEATELVNGAIDAYALGDIPTVKSHLHTLKGSAGTIGVARVADIARTAEGKLKVADTSGLNEALQALKLEFDAFLATWQKG, from the coding sequence ATGCGCTGGTCAGCCAAAACCAAAGATGAATTAGTCGCCGAAATAAAGCGGCTCAACAATGAACGCGACGAGGTGGCTCTTTCCGACCCGCAACCCGCTTTCGACGTCCGTCAGACGGTCGATCAGCTCAACCTGATCGGGGTGACCATCGAACGCGACGGTACGCTGAGCTACGTAAATCCCTATACGTACCGGGTTACTGCCTGGCAACCCGGCGATATTGTCGGCAAAAACTTCTTCGATATATTCATTCCGGCCGCCGACCGTGCCCGGCTGGAATTTGAATTTGACGAAGCGCTCGCCAAGGGTGGTTTCCCCGAACAGAAAGAAATCAACCTGCTGGCCCGTAGCGGGGCCGTCCGTAACGTTCAGCTCAACTCGTTCATTTTAAACGGGTCGGGGCAGGACGTAGCGTCGTTTACTATCATTGGTGAGGACGTCACCAACAAACGGCGGGTTGCCTCGGCTCTGTCCAACACCAATGCCCAGTTGCAGGACCTGGTCGACAATACGTCTGACCTGATCCAGCTCCTCAACCTCGACGGGAAGTTCATGTTCGTGAACCGGGCCTGGCGGGAAGTACTGGGGTACAGCTCCGACGAGATTGCATCCCTGAACCTGCGCGATGTGCTGCATCCCGATTACGCCGAAAGTACCCTCACGATGCTCAAACGGATTCAGGGTGGCGCTAACCTGCCCTATATCGAAACCGTTTTCCGCAGCAAGAGCAACAAAACGATCTTTCTGTCGGGGAGCGTCAACTGCCGTTTCGACAACGGCCGACCCACCGCCTTCCGGTGTATTCTCCATGATACCACCGGCAAAGTCCGGGCCGAAAAGTCCCAGAAGCTGTATTACAGCATTGCCAACTGGACCATCAACACGCCCAACCTCGACGAGTTGTACCACAAGATTCACGATGAGCTGGGCAACATCATCGACGCGCGCAACTTTTTCATTGCGCTCTACGATTCCAGTAAATCCTACCTGTCATTTCCGTACTACGTCGACGAATATTTTGGCGGCAATATGCGGTTTACCAAGCGCCGGCTGGGTAATGGCCTTACCGAGTACACGATCCAGGCTAACAAACCGCTTTTTCTGTACGAAAAAGACATCCGGCAACTCGCCGAACAGCACCAGATCGATCTCTATGGGCAGTTGCAGCCGCAGGTGATGCTAACGGCGCCCCTGCGGATCGGTGACGAGATTACGGGGATCATTGGGGTGAAATCTTACGACGATGCCCGTACCTACGGACCCCGAGACCTGGAATTGCTGGAGTTTATATCGGGGCAGGTGGCGCTCGCCATTGCCCGTAAGCAGGACGAAGCTGCGCTGGATAAACAAAACGCCCGGTTAAACGCCATGTTCGACAGCAGTACCTACCTGATCTGGTCGGTCAACAAGGCCCTGCAACTCACGTCGTTCAATAAAAACTACACGCGCCTGCTCGAACGCAACATCGGGCAGGCACCCATGCTCAACGGCAACGCGCAGAATCTGGGCTGGCGCATGGTTGGTCCCGAGAGCCGCAAACTGCTGGAAGAGAAGTACCGCCTGGCGTTTCGGGGTATTCCCCAGAACTTTGAACTCCGCATTGATGGACTACCCGAATCGGAGGCCGATACGTGGCTCGATTTTCAGTTGAATCCGATTCTGCTTTCGGGAGGGGTGATTGAAGAAGTGTCGGGTATTGCGCGCGATATTACCAACCGCAAACGGGCCGAGATCGCCACCCGGCAGAGTGAAGAGAAATTCCGGGGGATTTTTGAAAACCTCCAGGACATCTACGCCCGTGTGGACCGCAAAGGGCGCGTTACGATGATTAGCCCCTCGGTGTTCAAGCGCATGGGCTACACGCCCGAAGAAGTGCTGGGCCAGGATGTGACGCAGTATTTCATGAACAAAAGCCAGATTCACCGGGCCATGATCCGGCTGGGGCGGACGCACAGCCTTCGGAACTTCGAGGTGAGTATGCGTCGGAAGGACGGCTCTGAGCGCCAGTTTATGTTTAACATGCTGCTGCTCAACGAAGGCCCCAACGGCGATCCGGTGGTAGCGGTGCTGGCGCGGGACATTACAGAGTTGAAGAAACAGTCGGCCGAACTGGTGAAAGCAAAGGATGAGGCCGAACGTTCGCTGAAAGTGAAGGAGCGCTTCCTGGCCAATATGAGCCACGAGATCAGAACGCCTATGAACGGCGTTATCGGCATGATCGACCTGCTGAACGACACGACCCTCGACGGTGAACAGCGCGACTACGTCCGAACCATCAAACGCTCGTCCGAGACGCTGCTCAATATTCTCAACGATATTCTGGACCTCTCGAAGATCGAAGCCGGTAAAATGGCGCTCCATGAGTCACCGGTGGCGTTCCAGGAAATATTCGAAAAACTGATCGCGTTGTTTGGTCAGCAGGCCAACTCCAAGAACAACACCCTGACGTATCACCTGAGCCCGGACCTGCCTACGTTTGTTATTGCCGACCAGACCCGTTTGCTGCAGGTATTGTCTAACCTGACATCGAACGCTATCAAGTTCACCGAAAACGGCGCCGTGCGGGTCGAGGCAACGCTGATTGGCAAGCGCGGCAAATTCAACCGTATCCGGGTCGACGTGAAAGATTCCGGCATCGGTATTTCACCCGAAAACATCAACCTGCTGTTCAACTCCTTCAGCCAGGTCGATACGTCGTCGCGCAAGTCGTTTGGCGGAACCGGGCTGGGGCTGGCTATTTCAAAAGAACTGGCTATCCTGATGAAGGGCGACATTGGCGTGGAGTCGGTGGTAGGGCAGGGGAGTACGTTCTGGTTTACGGTAGAACTGAAAGAAACGGCCATCAGTCCAACGCAGCAGAGTACCGAGGTTGCCGAAATATCGCTCGCTAACTTCTTTAGTACCTACCACCCGGTTGTGCTGCTGGTGGACGACAATGCGGTAAACCGAAAAGTGGCCAGCGAGATTCTGCGTAAGGCGGGCTGCCTGGTAACAACGGCTGCCAGCGGTCCCGAGGCCATCGAAAAGGTAGGTGCTGCGTTTGCCCAGCAGGCGGCCGGCGAAGGCAGTACGTTCGACGTTATCTTCATGGACATTCAGATGCCGGACATGGACGGGGTCGAAACGACCCGAAACCTGCGCGGGCAGTTTGGCAAAACCCTGCCTACGATTGTAGCGATGACGGCGTATTCAATGCGTGAAGATCGGGAGCGATTCATTAGCCAGGGGCTGGACGATTACATTGCCAAGCCCATTCGCGCCCAGAGTCTGATCGCTAAAGTGAAAGAGATTGTTGATGCCCGACAGTTGAAAGCGCCCGGCAATGCTGGGCAGCGAACTACTCCTGCCCCCGTTATCAATGAGCCGGCACTACCGATTATTGATGAGGAGATTGTGGGGCAGCTACGCGATATTGGCGGGCAGGATTTGGTCGATAGCATCATGGAAGAGTTCGTAACGGAAGCTACCGAACTGGTAAACGGGGCCATCGATGCGTATGCACTGGGTGATATTCCTACCGTGAAAAGCCATCTGCACACGCTCAAGGGAAGTGCCGGTACCATTGGGGTAGCACGCGTAGCCGATATTGCCCGCACGGCCGAAGGCAAACTGAAAGTGGCCGATACCAGTGGTCTGAATGAAGCGCTACAGGCGCTCAAACTAGAATTCGACGCTTTTCTGGCGACCTGGCAAAAAGGGTAA
- a CDS encoding PKD domain-containing protein has translation MLHRSFCCLLLLALIACEPFDLTQKNFPTCIKPTAEIGYTADRLDVTLFLKDQQGDITTVGWDPGDGKGKNRVGTRVTYNYEKAGKYTVSMVLVNACDDKFTKTAEITVTN, from the coding sequence ATGCTCCACCGTTCCTTTTGTTGTCTGCTTCTGCTGGCGCTGATCGCCTGCGAGCCCTTTGATCTTACCCAGAAAAATTTCCCGACCTGCATAAAGCCCACCGCCGAAATAGGCTATACCGCTGACCGGCTGGACGTTACTTTATTCCTCAAAGACCAGCAGGGCGATATTACCACCGTAGGATGGGACCCCGGCGATGGCAAGGGCAAAAACCGCGTTGGAACCCGCGTTACGTATAACTACGAGAAGGCGGGCAAGTACACCGTATCCATGGTGCTCGTCAATGCCTGCGATGACAAGTTCACCAAAACCGCCGAAATAACCGTAACTAACTAA
- a CDS encoding WG repeat-containing protein gives MTETELIDRLREAIVLNGPDVWRSNGYLQDAQAAGLPLEIALKKANEVSQEVSNNSILFQNIQARIARLAQPSRSQFIDQDLNQIVNAARSLNLSPDFVRNKWVPAELGRISKVTAPAPAPIPPAESPAPSNAPVVKTKPFDDLIEPKEPVLRPAPVEPVVAPTVTAPAPERPKPPVYVPPPPPVYVEPAPAPVGPSPVVRSFTATPARIRKGDAVTLEWDVENLLAVTIDDLGEGLSPKNRGWIKPTKTADYTLFDAHNNPLSTVRVEVIPRDNSGLYGVLFALALLALIYWFIRNNNQTPEPYRKPDRQTERPTRRKASNERSKRQQQATNETEESVTDVPVDEPATTADPPVAVAEEKPLRPEVATKSPASEKAPPAGSVPDEPVTRPASPADARMGKYEEAFGNKPYDKVELGTDERGWRRARSNGRWGFINEADEWVIQPDYEAVTPFRNDRAAVFLNGQLMTINREGEQIKK, from the coding sequence ATGACCGAAACCGAACTGATCGACCGACTCCGCGAAGCCATTGTGCTCAACGGCCCCGATGTCTGGCGTAGCAATGGCTACCTCCAGGATGCGCAGGCGGCCGGGCTTCCGCTCGAAATTGCGTTGAAAAAAGCCAACGAGGTGAGTCAGGAGGTCAGCAACAACAGCATTTTATTCCAGAATATCCAGGCCCGGATTGCCCGTCTGGCGCAGCCTTCGCGTAGCCAGTTTATTGATCAGGATCTGAATCAGATTGTCAATGCCGCCCGCTCGCTGAATCTGTCGCCCGATTTTGTGCGTAACAAATGGGTACCGGCCGAACTTGGCCGGATCAGCAAGGTTACCGCACCTGCTCCGGCACCCATACCGCCCGCCGAGTCACCTGCTCCGAGTAATGCTCCGGTTGTTAAAACGAAGCCATTCGACGACCTGATCGAGCCTAAAGAGCCCGTGCTACGTCCCGCACCCGTGGAGCCCGTTGTTGCGCCAACCGTTACGGCTCCCGCTCCGGAACGGCCAAAGCCCCCGGTTTATGTACCGCCCCCGCCACCCGTTTACGTAGAACCAGCACCAGCCCCGGTTGGTCCCTCGCCCGTTGTTCGCTCATTTACGGCCACTCCGGCGCGTATTCGCAAAGGTGATGCCGTGACGCTGGAGTGGGATGTCGAGAATCTGCTGGCCGTCACAATCGATGACCTGGGGGAAGGGCTATCCCCCAAGAATCGGGGCTGGATAAAGCCCACTAAAACCGCCGACTATACCTTATTCGACGCGCATAATAACCCGCTCAGTACAGTGCGGGTGGAGGTGATCCCACGGGATAACAGTGGTTTATACGGGGTGCTGTTTGCCCTGGCGCTACTGGCTCTCATTTACTGGTTTATCCGAAACAACAACCAAACGCCCGAACCTTACCGTAAACCCGACCGCCAGACAGAACGCCCGACCCGCCGGAAAGCGTCAAACGAGCGGAGTAAACGCCAGCAACAGGCTACGAATGAAACGGAAGAAAGCGTGACGGATGTGCCTGTTGATGAGCCAGCTACGACCGCCGATCCGCCCGTAGCTGTGGCGGAGGAGAAGCCACTAAGACCTGAGGTTGCGACAAAGTCGCCTGCTTCGGAAAAAGCACCACCGGCCGGCTCTGTTCCCGATGAGCCGGTGACCCGGCCCGCATCACCGGCCGATGCCCGTATGGGTAAATATGAGGAAGCCTTCGGGAACAAACCTTACGATAAGGTAGAGTTGGGAACTGACGAGCGCGGCTGGCGACGTGCCCGGAGTAACGGGCGCTGGGGCTTCATCAACGAAGCCGACGAATGGGTGATTCAACCCGATTATGAAGCCGTCACGCCGTTCCGCAATGACAGGGCTGCTGTCTTTCTGAATGGCCAGCTTATGACCATTAACCGGGAAGGGGAGCAGATCAAAAAATAA
- a CDS encoding retropepsin-like aspartic protease family protein, which yields MVRFALSILVLWVTLYLTGCSGCSRSGSHNTRRTKRTTTSQPAQNTARTSGESRTDSELESPARPAQKPVLKQIGDGPTEVAMERENGVYKVPVTVNGVPMKFILDTGASLISMSDAEAEFMYKQGAITKADIIGQSRFKDATGAISPGAVIRLKSVQIGDRVLENVSANIVSGTKAPLLLGQSALSQFGKISVDYRRNVVTFE from the coding sequence ATGGTTCGATTTGCCCTTTCCATACTGGTTCTCTGGGTTACGCTTTACCTTACGGGTTGCTCGGGCTGCTCGCGCTCGGGAAGTCACAATACCCGTCGGACCAAGCGTACGACTACCAGTCAACCCGCTCAGAACACGGCCCGTACCTCCGGCGAATCGCGTACCGACAGCGAGCTGGAATCGCCAGCCCGACCGGCGCAAAAGCCCGTGCTGAAGCAGATTGGCGATGGGCCTACCGAAGTGGCGATGGAACGGGAGAATGGCGTTTATAAAGTACCGGTCACGGTCAATGGCGTACCCATGAAGTTTATTCTGGATACGGGCGCCAGTCTCATCTCCATGTCGGATGCCGAAGCGGAATTCATGTATAAGCAGGGAGCCATCACCAAAGCAGACATCATTGGGCAGTCTCGCTTTAAAGATGCCACGGGCGCTATTTCGCCGGGTGCAGTGATTCGGCTGAAATCGGTGCAGATTGGTGACCGCGTTCTCGAAAACGTCAGCGCTAATATTGTCAGCGGCACCAAAGCCCCACTGCTGCTGGGGCAGTCAGCTTTGTCGCAGTTTGGCAAAATTTCGGTCGATTACCGGCGCAATGTGGTGACGTTTGAGTAA